One genomic segment of Paenibacillus xylanexedens includes these proteins:
- a CDS encoding YceD family protein, with protein MLMPFRKVATSDGPLKFNEQWEIKELVSNRQDITAVTPLTADLSAEFREGDVVDVHGKLTVGVDMLCSRCLKPINEHFHIDFHEQFKQGKQPKELHEDDDTLYVDGDTVDLKGYAEEAFLLDLPFIPLCSDTCKGLCPKCGHELNEGDCGCDNEVIDPRLAGLKDFFK; from the coding sequence ATGTTAATGCCATTTCGCAAAGTGGCTACCAGTGATGGTCCCCTGAAGTTTAACGAACAGTGGGAGATCAAGGAACTGGTTTCTAACCGACAAGATATCACAGCCGTTACCCCGCTGACTGCGGACTTATCTGCAGAATTCAGAGAAGGTGACGTTGTGGATGTTCATGGCAAGCTGACTGTAGGAGTGGACATGTTGTGCTCCCGTTGTCTCAAGCCAATCAATGAACATTTTCATATTGATTTTCATGAGCAATTCAAGCAGGGAAAACAGCCAAAGGAATTACACGAAGACGATGATACGCTCTATGTGGATGGAGATACTGTTGATCTGAAGGGTTATGCCGAGGAAGCTTTTCTGCTGGATCTTCCGTTTATACCGCTATGTAGCGATACATGCAAAGGGTTATGCCCCAAGTGTGGCCATGAGCTGAACGAAGGTGACTGCGGTTGTGATAACGAGGTTATTGATCCGCGGCTTGCAGGGCTCAAGGATTTTTTTAAATGA
- the fabD gene encoding ACP S-malonyltransferase, translated as MGKIAFVFPGQGSQAVGMAKDAYESVPAATEIFRTADETLGFSLSNLVFEGPETELKQTSNTQPALLTASIALLEAFKEKGIQPDYTAGHSLGEYSALVAAGVLSFADAVSTVRARGQYMEQAVPGGQGAMAAVLGADREALGVLCRDVSESGHAVELANINCPGQIVISGVKEGVAAVAERVKEAGGKRAIALEVSGPFHSSLMKGAADKLAEKLKTVTFSPAAVPVVANVTARPAEDGQVQDLLTAQVYSPVLWEDSVTWLIEQGVDTFIEIGSGSVLTGLIKKTDKTVKLYNVNSLETLEATASELERII; from the coding sequence ATGGGTAAAATAGCATTTGTATTTCCCGGACAGGGATCACAGGCTGTAGGCATGGCCAAGGACGCGTATGAGTCCGTGCCTGCGGCAACCGAAATTTTTCGCACAGCAGATGAAACATTGGGTTTCTCGCTGAGCAACCTTGTATTTGAAGGACCGGAGACCGAGTTGAAACAGACATCAAATACACAACCGGCTCTGTTGACAGCAAGTATTGCCTTGCTGGAAGCTTTCAAAGAAAAAGGAATTCAGCCTGACTATACGGCTGGACACAGTCTGGGAGAATATAGTGCACTGGTGGCAGCGGGCGTTCTTTCGTTTGCTGACGCAGTGAGCACTGTGCGGGCACGTGGTCAGTATATGGAACAGGCAGTACCGGGTGGACAAGGAGCGATGGCTGCTGTATTGGGTGCGGATCGGGAAGCGCTGGGGGTGCTTTGCCGTGACGTATCTGAAAGTGGTCATGCGGTTGAACTTGCCAACATTAATTGTCCGGGACAAATCGTCATTTCTGGTGTGAAGGAAGGCGTAGCTGCAGTCGCGGAGCGTGTTAAAGAAGCAGGCGGTAAACGCGCCATTGCATTGGAAGTAAGTGGTCCGTTCCACTCTTCATTGATGAAGGGTGCAGCTGATAAGCTGGCAGAGAAACTGAAAACCGTTACGTTCTCACCGGCAGCGGTCCCTGTAGTCGCTAATGTGACTGCAAGACCTGCAGAGGATGGACAGGTTCAGGATTTGTTGACAGCTCAGGTCTATTCTCCTGTATTATGGGAAGACAGTGTGACATGGCTTATTGAGCAAGGCGTGGATACGTTCATCGAGATTGGATCTGGCAGTGTTTTGACCGGTTTGATTAAAAAAACAGATAAAACCGTAAAACTGTACAATGTGAACAGTCTTGAAACGCTCGAAGCAACGGCAAGTGAATTAGAAAGAATTATATGA
- the acpP gene encoding acyl carrier protein encodes MSDVLERVKRIVVDRLGADEAEVTLEASFKEDLGADSLDVVELVMELEDEFDLEISDEDAEKITTVGEVVNYIQSHT; translated from the coding sequence ATGTCCGATGTATTGGAGCGTGTAAAACGCATCGTCGTCGACCGCTTGGGCGCAGACGAAGCTGAAGTTACACTTGAAGCATCTTTCAAAGAAGATTTGGGTGCTGATTCTTTGGATGTAGTGGAATTGGTCATGGAATTGGAAGATGAATTTGATTTGGAAATCTCTGATGAAGATGCAGAAAAAATCACGACCGTAGGTGAAGTTGTAAACTACATACAATCTCATACCTAA
- a CDS encoding SepM family pheromone-processing serine protease, translating to MNRIRKSGGFRASIFVIVVALVVYVVVYMPTPYIIYMPGSADEVKPMVTVKSGDQEEHGVFMMTTVSATYANVFLLGTSLFNKNAQVDKKEDRLRGKSEAEYSAEQVWFMSDSQSSAMEAAYEQAGVTYSIVPEHIFVFGLSEDPKPEGDIAPGDIILGVNGTATPDNTVLSAQLKDKKVGDTVEMQLERGGETISRDVKLIQVKDNKTGETRPGLGVMIGTVQKVKAEDPDKQISFTDTQVGGPSAGLMFTLEIYNQLTPGDLTKGHRIAGTGTITKEGVVGAIGGVVHKIVAADRKEAEIFFVPKDNYKEAAAKAEQIGTKMKLVPVSTVDDALAYLKTLSVKS from the coding sequence ATGAATCGGATTCGGAAATCTGGCGGATTCAGAGCTTCGATCTTTGTGATCGTGGTGGCTCTGGTCGTCTATGTTGTCGTGTACATGCCAACGCCGTATATCATATATATGCCTGGCAGTGCAGATGAAGTAAAACCAATGGTAACCGTTAAGAGTGGAGACCAGGAAGAACACGGTGTGTTCATGATGACAACCGTGTCGGCAACATATGCCAATGTGTTTTTGCTAGGAACCTCTCTGTTCAATAAAAATGCTCAAGTGGATAAAAAGGAAGACCGACTGCGCGGCAAAAGCGAAGCGGAATACTCTGCCGAACAGGTGTGGTTCATGAGTGACTCACAATCCTCCGCAATGGAGGCTGCATATGAGCAGGCTGGTGTGACTTACTCTATTGTACCTGAACATATCTTTGTATTTGGACTGTCCGAAGATCCAAAACCGGAAGGAGACATTGCTCCGGGAGATATCATTCTGGGAGTGAACGGAACAGCTACGCCGGATAATACCGTGCTTTCTGCCCAGTTAAAAGATAAAAAGGTCGGAGATACGGTTGAAATGCAACTGGAACGTGGTGGAGAGACCATTAGCCGGGACGTGAAACTGATTCAGGTAAAAGACAATAAAACAGGAGAAACCCGCCCGGGACTTGGAGTAATGATTGGTACGGTTCAGAAGGTGAAAGCTGAAGATCCGGACAAACAGATATCCTTCACTGATACTCAGGTTGGTGGTCCGTCTGCCGGCTTGATGTTTACGTTGGAGATCTATAACCAGTTAACACCTGGAGATCTGACCAAGGGGCATCGAATTGCGGGTACAGGTACCATTACCAAGGAGGGTGTGGTGGGTGCCATTGGTGGTGTAGTACACAAGATTGTAGCCGCTGATCGAAAAGAAGCGGAGATCTTCTTTGTACCTAAGGATAACTATAAGGAAGCAGCAGCCAAGGCTGAACAGATCGGCACCAAAATGAAACTTGTGCCTGTGAGCACGGTGGATGATGCGCTGGCTTATTTGAAAACCTTGTCCGTGAAATCATAG
- the fapR gene encoding transcription factor FapR, producing MIEENPFVTDQELTRQLKVSIQTIRLDRLELGIPELRERMKLMAELSYDQVRSLPLHEIIGDIVDLQLDKSGISLFEIKEEHVFSRTGIARGHYVFAQANSLAVAIINDEIALTASADIRFVRSVHLGEKCIAKAYVRSIPGQKGKAKVEVFTYVGEEMVFQGNFVIYHSGGEDSGEGGHLE from the coding sequence ATGATAGAAGAGAACCCGTTTGTGACGGATCAGGAACTTACACGCCAATTGAAGGTGAGTATTCAGACGATTCGTCTTGACAGGCTGGAACTTGGAATACCCGAACTTCGGGAGCGGATGAAACTGATGGCAGAGCTCTCGTATGATCAGGTACGCTCGTTGCCCTTGCATGAGATTATCGGTGATATTGTGGATCTGCAACTGGATAAGAGCGGGATTTCCCTGTTTGAGATTAAGGAAGAACACGTGTTTTCCAGAACAGGGATTGCACGCGGACACTATGTCTTTGCACAGGCCAACTCCTTGGCTGTAGCGATTATTAATGACGAGATCGCGTTGACTGCATCAGCAGACATTCGCTTTGTCCGTTCGGTTCATTTGGGAGAGAAATGTATTGCAAAGGCTTATGTGAGATCGATTCCGGGTCAAAAGGGCAAAGCCAAAGTGGAAGTATTCACTTATGTAGGTGAAGAAATGGTGTTTCAAGGCAACTTTGTAATCTACCATTCAGGTGGAGAAGACAGCGGAGAAGGAGGTCATTTGGAATGA
- a CDS encoding nucleoside recognition domain-containing protein, which produces MTLQSEVRDSGPLRTIILSTGALMLVIAVVASPKEAFDASIQGLDIWWKIIFPAMLPFLMLSQMLTAFGFTHAIGALLGPLMQRWFRLPGNAGLAIAVGMCGGFPAGADAVSRLFQDRQITAKQAVVLAAASHFANPMMIILVVGAAFLHQPAAGYFLLVVHWISGWIAAILATRLLPAPGNQTNRVGSTAAQTDNNSLDSQSASPASSTSRSSAPHHATNKRRSIWSDMMIAAREAHRRDGRGFGKLLGDTVSQAVQTLMMTGGYMIGFAVFIRLVSLYLTPGSSAALWPAFFELHLGTYHLSQTSLTPMLLMSLLAAVLGWGGLCSHLQVSAVLKTTGPGSKSMLYFAGVRLTHGLIAFFISLFLWMPFSRYNTEVWTTLQTNAEQDLSTPFGWLLIHSPGNTYTINTIWSIFPAACMGLALLLAVMVSLSGLTFWFNRRFSR; this is translated from the coding sequence ATGACATTACAGAGCGAGGTTAGAGATTCTGGCCCGTTACGAACGATAATCCTAAGTACCGGCGCTTTAATGTTGGTCATTGCGGTAGTTGCGTCCCCCAAAGAAGCGTTTGACGCCTCTATTCAAGGTCTGGATATATGGTGGAAAATCATCTTCCCTGCCATGCTCCCGTTCCTCATGTTATCCCAAATGCTCACTGCGTTTGGCTTCACCCACGCGATCGGCGCCTTGCTTGGACCGTTAATGCAACGCTGGTTCAGACTCCCAGGCAACGCAGGTCTGGCGATTGCCGTTGGCATGTGCGGCGGATTCCCCGCAGGAGCAGATGCGGTATCCCGTTTATTTCAGGATAGACAAATTACCGCCAAGCAGGCGGTTGTCCTTGCGGCGGCATCTCATTTTGCCAATCCAATGATGATCATTTTGGTCGTTGGTGCTGCTTTTCTTCACCAGCCGGCGGCCGGATATTTTCTACTCGTGGTCCACTGGATCAGCGGCTGGATTGCTGCCATTCTTGCCACACGTCTCCTGCCAGCACCGGGTAACCAGACAAACAGGGTTGGCTCCACAGCCGCGCAAACAGATAACAACTCTCTTGATTCTCAGTCTGCAAGTCCTGCAAGTTCCACAAGTCGCTCATCTGCCCCCCACCACGCTACGAACAAACGACGCAGTATATGGTCTGATATGATGATTGCAGCGAGGGAAGCACATCGTCGTGATGGAAGAGGATTTGGCAAACTGCTCGGTGACACCGTATCCCAAGCTGTGCAGACCTTAATGATGACTGGGGGATACATGATCGGTTTTGCCGTATTTATCCGGTTGGTCTCCCTTTATCTAACTCCTGGGTCCTCTGCTGCGCTGTGGCCAGCCTTCTTCGAGCTTCACCTCGGCACCTATCATTTGAGCCAGACTTCATTAACACCCATGCTGCTCATGTCTCTACTTGCAGCCGTTCTGGGGTGGGGTGGTTTATGCTCCCATCTGCAAGTCTCTGCTGTCTTGAAAACAACTGGTCCGGGCAGCAAATCGATGTTGTACTTTGCTGGAGTTCGTCTGACTCATGGATTAATCGCCTTTTTCATCAGTCTGTTCCTATGGATGCCGTTCAGCCGTTATAACACAGAAGTCTGGACCACATTACAGACGAATGCAGAGCAAGATCTCTCAACACCATTTGGTTGGCTACTCATACATAGTCCAGGTAACACATACACGATCAACACCATTTGGAGCATCTTCCCTGCTGCATGCATGGGACTTGCGTTACTTCTTGCAGTCATGGTTAGTCTATCAGGTCTTACCTTCTGGTTTAACCGCCGGTTTTCTCGCTGA
- the plsX gene encoding phosphate acyltransferase PlsX, with protein sequence MKIVIDAMGGDNAPASTVEGAIAAATEWADTQIVLIGDEAKLEPLLSQSGVRPANLTVRHASEVIGSDDEPVKAVRRKKDASMVVAGRMLKEGEADAMISAGNTGALMTAGLLVVGRMAGIERPALAPMIPTIDDVGVLALDLGANMDAKPEHLAQYGLMGSLYRQKVQGIESPRVGLLNVGTEPGKGNELTKHAYPLLEQLPIRFVGNVEARDVLTGACDVLVCDGFAGNILLKSLEGTAGAIFALLKEQFSSSLKSKLAAAVLMPELRGLKRKLDYTEHGGAPLLGLSRLVVKSHGSADGNAIKNAVRQARIAVQNQLVESISKEISGK encoded by the coding sequence ATGAAAATCGTCATTGATGCCATGGGAGGCGACAATGCACCTGCATCAACGGTAGAAGGTGCGATTGCCGCAGCCACGGAATGGGCGGATACACAGATCGTCCTGATCGGCGATGAAGCCAAGCTGGAACCTCTTTTGAGTCAGTCAGGTGTTAGACCTGCCAATCTTACGGTCCGGCATGCTTCCGAAGTTATTGGTTCGGATGATGAACCCGTCAAAGCAGTGCGTCGTAAAAAGGATGCCTCCATGGTGGTCGCAGGCCGCATGCTGAAAGAGGGCGAAGCGGACGCGATGATCTCGGCGGGCAATACTGGAGCGCTCATGACAGCGGGGTTGCTTGTTGTAGGTCGCATGGCAGGCATTGAACGTCCGGCACTTGCGCCTATGATTCCAACGATTGATGATGTAGGTGTGCTTGCGCTGGATCTAGGAGCGAATATGGATGCCAAACCGGAGCACCTTGCACAATATGGCCTGATGGGCAGTTTGTATCGGCAAAAAGTACAGGGCATTGAGTCCCCACGAGTGGGCTTGCTCAATGTAGGAACAGAGCCAGGCAAAGGAAATGAGTTGACCAAACATGCATACCCTTTACTGGAACAACTCCCAATTCGTTTTGTCGGTAATGTTGAGGCACGTGATGTGCTGACTGGTGCTTGTGATGTGCTTGTATGTGACGGTTTTGCAGGGAATATCCTGCTGAAATCGCTAGAGGGCACAGCAGGTGCCATTTTCGCCTTGCTTAAGGAACAATTTTCATCTTCTCTCAAAAGTAAACTGGCTGCAGCTGTACTAATGCCTGAGCTGCGTGGGTTGAAACGAAAGCTGGATTATACGGAGCATGGCGGAGCGCCACTCCTCGGTTTGAGCAGACTAGTTGTGAAAAGTCATGGATCTGCTGATGGCAATGCCATCAAAAATGCTGTGCGCCAAGCTCGGATTGCAGTGCAGAATCAGCTGGTAGAGAGCATATCTAAGGAAATTAGCGGGAAGTGA
- the fabG gene encoding 3-oxoacyl-[acyl-carrier-protein] reductase, whose translation MSKPLEGKNALVTGASRGIGRSIALALAEAGANVAVNYAGSQAAAEEVAEAIRAKGVKAITLQANVGLMDEAEQMVKATLEAWGNVDILVNNAGITRDNLIMRMKEEEFDQVIETNLKGVFNCLKAVTRPMMKQRSGRIINISSVVGVLGNAGQANYVAAKAGVIGLTKASARELASRGITVNCVAPGFIETDMTKELSQELVDGMLSGIPLSRLGQPDEIAGVVTFLASQASSYMTGQTLHVDGGMYM comes from the coding sequence ATGTCTAAACCATTAGAAGGTAAAAATGCACTTGTTACCGGGGCATCCCGGGGCATTGGGCGCAGTATTGCACTGGCACTTGCAGAAGCTGGAGCGAACGTAGCCGTGAATTATGCGGGTAGCCAAGCGGCAGCTGAGGAAGTGGCGGAAGCGATTCGTGCCAAAGGAGTCAAGGCGATTACACTTCAAGCCAATGTTGGCCTGATGGATGAAGCTGAACAAATGGTCAAAGCTACACTCGAAGCATGGGGCAACGTTGATATTCTGGTGAACAATGCTGGAATTACCCGTGATAATCTGATCATGCGTATGAAAGAGGAAGAATTCGATCAGGTTATTGAAACCAATCTCAAAGGTGTGTTTAACTGCCTTAAGGCGGTTACACGTCCAATGATGAAACAACGGTCGGGAAGAATTATCAATATCTCCTCGGTTGTAGGTGTGCTCGGTAATGCTGGACAAGCGAACTATGTTGCTGCCAAGGCAGGTGTCATTGGCCTGACAAAGGCATCTGCTCGTGAACTGGCTTCTCGTGGAATCACAGTTAACTGTGTTGCACCAGGATTCATTGAGACAGATATGACAAAAGAGTTGTCCCAGGAGCTGGTGGACGGTATGCTAAGTGGTATTCCGTTGTCCCGTTTGGGTCAGCCGGATGAAATTGCCGGTGTAGTCACTTTCCTGGCTTCACAGGCTTCATCTTATATGACAGGGCAGACGCTGCATGTCGATGGTGGCATGTACATGTAA
- the rpmF gene encoding 50S ribosomal protein L32, with product MAVPQRRTSKTRRDKRRTHFKLAVPGMVKCEQCGELKLSHHVCKVCGTYKAREIISQ from the coding sequence ATGGCAGTACCTCAACGGAGAACGTCCAAGACGCGTCGCGACAAACGTCGCACTCACTTTAAATTGGCTGTACCGGGCATGGTGAAATGTGAACAATGTGGCGAACTTAAACTTAGTCACCACGTGTGTAAAGTGTGCGGAACGTACAAAGCAAGAGAGATCATCTCTCAATAA
- the fabF gene encoding beta-ketoacyl-ACP synthase II, whose translation MKQRVVITGMGVMTSLGKDLETFWGSLMAGKSGISQIEAFDVSEYTTQIAAEIKDFNPEEYMDRKDARKMDRFVQFAVAAGFKAVEDSGLKINENIDAERFGVSIGSGIGGLGTWEDQHNALLQKGPKRVSPFFIPMMISNMASGQMSISLGAKGPNINVVTACATGTHSIGDSFKLIANGDADAMICGGAEATIRPTGLAGFCAMRAMSTRNDDPAKSSRPFDTERDGFVMGEGAGVMILESLEHAQKRGARIYGEVIGYGLTGDAHHMTEPDPDGAARCMKMALRNAGIEPEEVDYINAHGTSTPVGDRSETLAIKKAFGDHAYKLAVSSTKSMTGHMLGAAGGVEAVICGLSLTHQTLAPTINLENQDPECDLDYVPNVPRQTKVNIAMSNSFGFGGHNATIILKKFEA comes from the coding sequence TTGAAACAAAGAGTAGTAATTACCGGAATGGGCGTAATGACATCGCTCGGAAAAGATTTGGAAACGTTCTGGGGCAGTTTAATGGCAGGAAAGTCCGGAATTTCTCAGATTGAGGCGTTTGATGTTAGTGAATACACGACACAGATTGCAGCCGAGATCAAGGATTTCAACCCGGAAGAATATATGGATCGCAAGGATGCTCGCAAAATGGACCGTTTTGTACAGTTCGCTGTGGCAGCCGGCTTCAAAGCCGTTGAAGACAGTGGTCTGAAAATTAACGAGAATATTGATGCAGAGCGTTTCGGTGTATCTATCGGATCAGGTATTGGTGGATTGGGTACGTGGGAGGACCAACATAATGCATTGTTGCAAAAAGGTCCAAAACGGGTAAGCCCATTCTTTATTCCCATGATGATCTCCAACATGGCTTCAGGCCAAATGTCCATTTCTCTTGGTGCCAAAGGTCCTAACATTAACGTTGTTACCGCTTGTGCAACAGGTACACACTCCATCGGAGATTCCTTCAAGCTGATTGCCAATGGTGATGCAGATGCCATGATCTGTGGTGGTGCAGAAGCAACAATCAGACCAACGGGTCTTGCAGGGTTCTGTGCGATGCGCGCAATGTCTACACGTAATGATGATCCTGCGAAGTCAAGCCGTCCTTTTGATACAGAACGTGATGGTTTTGTTATGGGCGAAGGCGCTGGTGTTATGATTCTGGAATCCCTAGAGCATGCTCAAAAACGTGGTGCACGCATTTATGGTGAAGTGATCGGTTACGGTCTGACAGGTGATGCACACCACATGACAGAACCAGATCCGGACGGAGCAGCACGTTGCATGAAGATGGCACTTCGTAATGCGGGCATTGAGCCTGAAGAAGTGGACTACATTAATGCACACGGAACTTCGACGCCTGTAGGCGACAGATCCGAAACGCTTGCGATCAAAAAGGCGTTTGGTGATCATGCGTACAAGCTCGCTGTGAGTTCCACTAAATCCATGACGGGCCACATGCTTGGCGCTGCTGGTGGTGTAGAAGCGGTTATCTGCGGATTGTCACTGACACATCAGACACTGGCTCCAACGATTAACCTGGAAAATCAGGACCCGGAATGTGATCTGGATTATGTACCAAATGTTCCACGTCAAACCAAAGTTAATATTGCCATGTCCAATTCATTTGGATTCGGCGGTCACAATGCCACCATTATTCTCAAAAAATTTGAAGCATAA
- a CDS encoding nucleotidyltransferase, translating to MKAVGVIVEYNPLHNGHVYHLQEARRLSGADAVVAVMSGPFLQRGEPAIVGKRARTEMALHAGADLVLELPVAYAVQPAEWFAFGAVSLLHRTGVVDSLCFGSESGDLDSLQRIARVLAVEPAGMREDIARRLREGASYPAAYAGAAAALAPGGVDAHDAAALLEQPNNSLGLHYLIALKRLGSAIQPFTAARTGAAYHEATPGPGAIASATAVRRLLMADGPDAAAPYVPAATLAILHREWQEGRAPIHWERFAQPLLHLAATRRASELERIAEVTEGLEYRLSRALAQLPEPSVEALLNALKTKRYTRTKLQRMLAHLLLNHTKAECSPEQLAAGPGYLRVLGFNAQGQSLLKQMKKTASLPVVLKPSTFTHNQLELDIQAQVAYGLACEHRDTRRMFSDYYESPVRL from the coding sequence ATGAAAGCCGTAGGCGTCATTGTTGAATATAACCCCTTGCACAATGGGCATGTCTATCATTTGCAAGAAGCTCGGCGGCTAAGCGGAGCAGACGCCGTTGTTGCGGTCATGAGCGGCCCTTTTCTCCAGCGTGGCGAACCCGCCATCGTGGGTAAAAGGGCTCGCACCGAGATGGCGCTGCACGCAGGCGCGGATCTCGTGCTTGAACTGCCGGTTGCGTACGCGGTCCAACCGGCAGAGTGGTTTGCCTTCGGTGCGGTATCACTGCTGCACCGCACCGGCGTTGTGGACTCGCTCTGCTTTGGCAGCGAGTCCGGCGACCTGGACAGCCTGCAGCGCATTGCGCGCGTGCTGGCTGTGGAGCCCGCAGGGATGCGCGAGGACATCGCGCGCCGCCTGCGGGAAGGCGCCAGCTACCCCGCCGCGTACGCAGGCGCGGCGGCGGCGCTGGCGCCCGGCGGCGTCGATGCTCACGACGCCGCTGCACTGCTGGAGCAGCCCAACAATTCGCTTGGGCTGCACTACCTGATCGCGCTGAAACGACTTGGCAGCGCGATCCAGCCCTTTACGGCGGCGCGTACCGGTGCCGCGTATCATGAGGCGACGCCCGGGCCGGGGGCGATCGCCAGTGCAACAGCCGTCCGCCGCCTGCTGATGGCGGACGGACCCGATGCCGCCGCGCCATACGTACCGGCGGCAACCCTTGCCATTCTGCATCGCGAATGGCAGGAAGGGCGCGCTCCCATACACTGGGAGCGCTTTGCACAGCCGCTGTTGCACCTCGCGGCCACCCGACGTGCCTCCGAGCTGGAACGCATCGCCGAAGTCACGGAAGGCCTGGAATACCGGCTGAGCCGTGCACTCGCTCAGCTCCCGGAGCCTTCAGTCGAAGCACTCCTGAATGCACTGAAGACCAAACGATACACACGCACCAAACTCCAGCGTATGCTCGCCCACTTGCTCCTGAATCACACCAAAGCCGAGTGTTCACCAGAGCAATTGGCTGCCGGACCCGGATATCTCCGAGTCCTCGGATTTAATGCTCAAGGGCAGAGCCTGCTTAAACAAATGAAGAAAACCGCGTCACTGCCTGTTGTGCTGAAACCGTCGACGTTCACACACAATCAGCTGGAACTGGATATACAAGCTCAGGTTGCGTATGGGCTCGCTTGCGAGCATAGGGACACACGTAGGATGTTCAGTGACTACTATGAGTCGCCTGTGAGACTGTAA
- a CDS encoding beta-ketoacyl-ACP synthase III → MNNLRPVGIIGTGKYVPEKILTNSDLEKMVDTNDEWIVSRTGIKERHIAAPDQATSDLAYEAAIKALESAGMTGSDLDLIIVATITPDSSFPSTACILQDKLGAKGAAAFDLSAACSGFVYGLASATSFIQSGMYNNALVIGADCLSRITDYTDRNTCVLFGDGAGAVVVGEVPEGRGFKAFDLGAEGAGGSLLQMEGGGSRLPATAETVENKKHYINMNGREVFKFAVRVMGTATIEVLRKAGMERTDVDLFVPHQANIRIIQSAMQRLELPEEKVVVNVDKYANTSAASIPLALVEAAEEGRMKAGDTVLMVGFGGGLTWGASVLVW, encoded by the coding sequence ATGAATAATTTGCGCCCAGTAGGGATTATTGGTACAGGGAAATATGTGCCTGAGAAAATTTTGACAAATAGCGATCTGGAGAAAATGGTCGATACCAATGACGAGTGGATCGTCAGTCGTACAGGAATCAAAGAGCGTCACATCGCTGCACCCGATCAGGCAACTTCTGATCTGGCATATGAGGCGGCTATTAAAGCCCTTGAATCTGCAGGCATGACAGGCAGTGATCTTGATCTGATTATTGTTGCAACCATTACTCCGGATTCTTCGTTCCCATCGACAGCCTGCATCTTGCAGGACAAATTGGGTGCAAAAGGTGCCGCGGCATTTGATCTGTCGGCTGCTTGTTCCGGATTTGTATACGGTTTGGCTAGTGCTACGAGCTTCATCCAAAGCGGTATGTACAACAATGCACTTGTCATTGGTGCGGACTGCTTGTCTCGTATTACGGATTATACAGACCGTAACACATGTGTCCTCTTTGGTGATGGAGCAGGCGCGGTAGTTGTTGGTGAAGTTCCGGAAGGTCGCGGATTCAAAGCGTTCGATCTCGGTGCCGAAGGTGCTGGCGGTAGTCTTCTTCAGATGGAAGGCGGCGGTTCCCGACTGCCTGCTACTGCAGAGACTGTTGAAAATAAAAAGCATTACATCAACATGAACGGTCGTGAAGTGTTTAAGTTTGCGGTACGTGTCATGGGGACGGCTACCATTGAGGTATTACGCAAGGCTGGTATGGAGCGTACGGATGTGGATCTGTTTGTTCCTCACCAAGCGAATATTCGGATTATCCAATCTGCGATGCAACGCCTTGAACTTCCTGAAGAAAAGGTTGTAGTTAACGTGGATAAGTATGCAAACACATCTGCTGCTTCCATCCCGCTGGCTCTGGTAGAAGCAGCAGAGGAAGGTCGCATGAAAGCCGGAGATACCGTTCTGATGGTTGGATTCGGTGGCGGTTTGACATGGGGTGCATCGGTACTCGTTTGGTAA